The Haloprofundus salinisoli region TTATATCCAACCGGAGACGACCAACGAACGTTATGGGACAGACGGTAACCGAAAAAATTCTCGCCGACCACCTCGTCGAGGGTGAACTCACGCCCGGTGAGGAGATCGGCATCGAGATCGATCAGGTTCTCACGCAGGACACGACAGGAACGATGGTCTGGCTGCAGTTCGAGGCGCTCGAACTGGACGAAGTCCAGACCGAACTCGCGGCGCAGTACTGCGACCACCAGACGTACCAGTTCGACTTCAAGAACACGGACGACCACCGCTTCCTCCGCTCCGCAGCGGGAACGTTCGGCGCACACTTCTCCCGACCGGGCAACGGCATCTGCCACAACGTCCACAAGGAGAACTTCGCCGCCCCCGGCAAGACCCTCCTCGGTTCGGACAGCCACACGCCGACGCCCGGCGGCCTCGGCCAGCTCGCCATCGGCGCGGGCGGCCTCGACATCGCCGTCGCCATGGGTGGCGGCCCGTACTACGTCGAGATGCCGGAAGTCGTCAACGTCCGCCTCGAGGGCGAACTGCCCGCGTGGGCGACGGCAAAAGACGTCATCCTCGAGATGCTCCGCCAGCTCTCCGTCAAAGGCGGCGTCGGTAAAGTGTTCGAGTACACCGGCCCCGGCGTAGAGACGCTCTCCGTGCCCGAGCGCACGACCATCACCAACATGGGCACCGAGCTCGGCGCGACCTCCTCCATCTTCCCGACCGACGAGAAGACGAAGGACTTCCTGAAGCGCGTCGACCGCGAGGACGAGTACGTCGACCTCCAGCCCGACGACGACGCCGAGTACGCCGACGAGATCGTCATCGATCTCTCGGACCTCGAACCGCTCATCTCCAAGCCGTCGATGCCCGACAACGTCGTCCCCGTCCGCGAGGTCGCGGGCGAGCCCGTCGACCAGGTCATCATCGGCTCCTGTACGAACGGCGGTTATCCGGACATCCTCCCGGCCGCGAAGATGCTGAAGGGCCGCGAGATCAACAAGAAGACGGACATGATCGTCGCCCCCGGCTCGAAGCAGGCCTCCGAACTGCTGGCCCGTCAGGGCTGGACCGCGGAGATGATGGCCGCCGGCGTCAACTTCTCCGAGGCGACCTGCGGCGCGTGTATCGGTATCGGTCACGTGCCCGCCTCCGACTCCGTCTCGCTGCGCACGTTCAACCGCAACTTCGAGGGCCGCTCCGGCATCGAGGACGACTCCGTCTACCTCTGCTCGCCGGAGGTCGCCACCGCGGCGGCGCTCAAGGGCGAGATCGTCGACCCGCGGGACCTCGCCGAGGAACTCGGCGACCTCGAGGATCCCGGCTTCCAGCTCCCGGACCAGTACAACGGCTCGAAGGCCGACCTCATCAGCCCCGAGGAAGCGGTCGACGACGACCTCATCAAGGGCCCCAACATCGGCGACGTGCCGCTGAAGGACCCCCTGCAGTCGCACCTCGCGGGTGAGGCGCTCCTGAAGATGACCGACAACATCACGACGGACCACATCATCCCGGCGACGTCGGACATCCTCAAGTTCCGCTCGAACGTGCCGAAGCTCTCGGAGTTCACGCTCTCGCGCGTCGACGAGACGTTCGCACAGCGCGCGCTCGACGCCGACGGCGGCTTCCTCGTCGCCGGCGAGAACTACGGTCAGGGTTCCTCCCGCGAGCACGCGGCGCTCTGCCCAATGTACCTCGGCATCGAGGGCGTTCTCGCGCAGTCGTTCGCCCGCATCCACAAGGCGAACCTGTTCAACTTCGGTCTCGTCCCGCTGACCATCGACGTAGAGACCTACGAGAAGATCGAGCAGGGCGACGACATCGAGATCGTCGACGACGTCGGCGAAGGCGTCCGCTCCGGCCAGGATGAGTTCACGGTCCGCGTGAACGACGACTGGGAGGCGACCGCCCAGCTCGACGCCTCCGAGCGCGAGCGCGAGATTCTCGCCGCCGGTGGCAAGCTCTCGTGGACGAAGCAGCAGTACGAAGACGGTCAGGGCGGCGCGACGCCCGCCGACGACTGAACGCGCGTTCACTCCCCGCTTTCTTTCGTTTTTCGCCCGCCGAGCGGCCGCGCCGTCGTCTCCTCGTTCGGACTGCTGGCCCACCGACCAGTTTCAATTACCTGAGTGTTGCCAGCGCGTTTATTGTTCGTCGTCTCGAATGGCGTTCCGTGACCACCACCCCCGCCGACGCCGAAGGAACGACCGTTCGACGCGCCGAGCGGGCGGACCTCCTCGACGTGTTCCGCATCGAGAAGACCTGCTTCAAACAGCCGTGGCCCTTCGCGGCGTTCGAGCAGTTTCTCGGCGAACCCGGCTTCCTCGTCGCCGTCGACGGCGTCGCCCAGTCGAAACAGAGCGGCGACCGCGCCGAGCGCGTCGTCGGCTACGTCGTCGCCGACGTGATGCCGAACTACGGCCACGACATCGGCCACGTCAAGGACATCGCTGTCCATCCCGACGCTCGCGGACGCGGACTCGGGCGGATGCTCCTCCGGCAGTCGCTCGTCTCGATGGCGCTCGGCGGTGCGAATCTGGTGAAGCTCGAAGTCAGAGAACACAACGACCCCGCCAAGACGCTGTACGAGAGCGAGGGTTTCGAACCCCTGCGCCGCATTCCCCGGTACTACGAGGACGGCGAGGCGGCGCTCGTGATGGTCGTCGACGCCGACGAGTGGCAGCGCGGCGGCGACGACAGGTAGTCGCCGCCGACGAACGACGACCGCCGGGACAGTAACACGCTTTTTTCGCTCCGACGATAACCACGACCATGGGATACGCCTGTCCGGTCTG contains the following coding sequences:
- a CDS encoding aconitate hydratase, translating into MGQTVTEKILADHLVEGELTPGEEIGIEIDQVLTQDTTGTMVWLQFEALELDEVQTELAAQYCDHQTYQFDFKNTDDHRFLRSAAGTFGAHFSRPGNGICHNVHKENFAAPGKTLLGSDSHTPTPGGLGQLAIGAGGLDIAVAMGGGPYYVEMPEVVNVRLEGELPAWATAKDVILEMLRQLSVKGGVGKVFEYTGPGVETLSVPERTTITNMGTELGATSSIFPTDEKTKDFLKRVDREDEYVDLQPDDDAEYADEIVIDLSDLEPLISKPSMPDNVVPVREVAGEPVDQVIIGSCTNGGYPDILPAAKMLKGREINKKTDMIVAPGSKQASELLARQGWTAEMMAAGVNFSEATCGACIGIGHVPASDSVSLRTFNRNFEGRSGIEDDSVYLCSPEVATAAALKGEIVDPRDLAEELGDLEDPGFQLPDQYNGSKADLISPEEAVDDDLIKGPNIGDVPLKDPLQSHLAGEALLKMTDNITTDHIIPATSDILKFRSNVPKLSEFTLSRVDETFAQRALDADGGFLVAGENYGQGSSREHAALCPMYLGIEGVLAQSFARIHKANLFNFGLVPLTIDVETYEKIEQGDDIEIVDDVGEGVRSGQDEFTVRVNDDWEATAQLDASEREREILAAGGKLSWTKQQYEDGQGGATPADD
- a CDS encoding GNAT family N-acetyltransferase, which encodes MTTTPADAEGTTVRRAERADLLDVFRIEKTCFKQPWPFAAFEQFLGEPGFLVAVDGVAQSKQSGDRAERVVGYVVADVMPNYGHDIGHVKDIAVHPDARGRGLGRMLLRQSLVSMALGGANLVKLEVREHNDPAKTLYESEGFEPLRRIPRYYEDGEAALVMVVDADEWQRGGDDR